A part of Parvimonas micra genomic DNA contains:
- a CDS encoding L-threonylcarbamoyladenylate synthase, protein MTEILKPTRENIERSAKLILNDKIVAIPTETVYGLGANGLSDIAVSKIFKAKNRPQDNPLILHISDYDMMENLVYELNDEIKEFLNHFWPGPLTVVMKKKDIIPDAISCGLDTVAIRMPNNEIARSFIKQCGVPIAAPSANISGKPSPTTAEDVFTDMNGKISVILDGGLCNIGIESTVLDLTKKPYTILRPGFYTKEDFLKYEDEILIDDAIVTENTIPKSPGQKYKHYAPNAKVVVISTKDRKKSSMEIEKIIKENKGLKIGIFKFDETFLNVESENILSLGSVFDLKEMSKILFKGLREFDEKNVDLIVVEGCDEKGLGFSIMNRLKKSASGNIKYID, encoded by the coding sequence ATGACTGAGATATTAAAACCGACAAGAGAAAATATAGAAAGATCTGCAAAATTGATATTAAATGATAAAATTGTTGCAATTCCAACAGAAACTGTATATGGTTTAGGAGCAAATGGATTATCAGATATTGCAGTTTCAAAAATTTTTAAGGCGAAAAATAGACCACAGGATAATCCTTTGATATTGCATATTTCAGATTATGATATGATGGAAAATTTGGTTTATGAATTAAATGATGAGATAAAAGAATTTTTAAATCATTTTTGGCCAGGACCACTGACTGTTGTTATGAAAAAGAAGGATATAATTCCTGATGCCATTAGTTGTGGACTTGATACTGTTGCAATTAGAATGCCGAATAATGAAATTGCAAGAAGTTTTATAAAGCAATGTGGTGTTCCAATAGCTGCACCTTCTGCAAATATTTCAGGAAAGCCGTCACCAACGACTGCAGAAGATGTTTTTACTGATATGAATGGTAAAATATCTGTAATATTAGATGGTGGACTTTGCAATATAGGAATAGAATCAACAGTTTTGGATTTGACTAAAAAACCATATACGATTTTAAGACCTGGTTTTTATACAAAGGAAGATTTTTTGAAATATGAAGATGAAATTTTAATTGATGATGCCATTGTAACAGAAAATACTATTCCAAAATCTCCGGGACAAAAGTATAAACATTATGCACCAAATGCAAAAGTTGTGGTAATTTCAACTAAAGATAGGAAAAAATCATCAATGGAAATTGAAAAAATAATAAAAGAAAATAAAGGCTTAAAAATTGGAATTTTTAAGTTTGACGAAACATTTTTAAATGTGGAAAGTGAAAATATTTTATCATTGGGTTCAGTTTTTGATTTAAAAGAAATGTCAAAAATATTATTTAAAGGTCTTAGAGAATTTGATGAAAAAAATGTTGATTTGATTGTTGTTGAGGGTTGTGATGAAAAGGGACTCGGATTTTCAATAATGAACAGACTAAAAAAATCTGCAAGTGGAAATATAAAATACATTGATTAA
- a CDS encoding ribonuclease H1 domain-containing protein, protein MAKKYYAVKVGKSVGIYNNWEDCKKQVTGFSGAIYKSFPTLEEAKNYLNNGNIENEVNSFSLEDISEDEIVAYVDGSYKKDTLEYGYGVVLILKDDIIELFGKGEDPEVAKSRNVTGELFGSIRAIGEAIRLKKKKITVFYDYQGISSWANGEWKCNLPLTIGYRDKIKEFRKEIEILFVKVKAHSNDKYNDLADHLAKKSLGIEK, encoded by the coding sequence TTGGCTAAAAAATATTATGCGGTTAAGGTTGGAAAATCTGTCGGAATTTATAATAATTGGGAAGACTGTAAAAAACAAGTTACAGGTTTTTCAGGGGCAATTTATAAATCTTTTCCAACTTTAGAAGAAGCTAAAAATTATTTGAATAATGGAAATATAGAAAATGAAGTTAATAGCTTTAGTTTAGAAGATATTTCTGAAGATGAGATTGTAGCTTATGTAGATGGTTCTTATAAAAAAGATACTTTAGAATATGGATATGGAGTTGTACTAATTTTAAAAGATGATATTATTGAACTTTTTGGAAAGGGAGAAGACCCTGAAGTTGCAAAGAGTAGAAATGTAACGGGAGAGCTTTTCGGGTCAATTAGGGCTATTGGTGAGGCAATAAGGCTTAAAAAGAAAAAAATAACTGTCTTTTACGATTATCAAGGTATTTCATCTTGGGCTAATGGAGAATGGAAATGTAATTTACCTCTTACTATAGGATATAGAGATAAGATTAAAGAATTTAGAAAGGAAATAGAGATTTTATTTGTGAAGGTTAAGGCACATTCAAACGATAAATATAATGACCTTGCAGACCATTTAGCAAAAAAATCTTTGGGAATTGAAAAATAG
- a CDS encoding class I SAM-dependent methyltransferase: protein MDKDLSFYEVMNIDDDLQRNEMLYKFFDEDSRLKSKFGMVEKFTTIREIDKVINSNTKMLDIGAGTGVYTINYADKVSEIYAFEPAENNFLKLNENLKNYNFKNIITKQLSSLDLEILPDNYFDVVLLFGPLYHLSNKEDQLKTLNDVIRVCKNGAHIFIAFINHDMVPITETNYNFNYFENGAYDKNTQRVWNRPFIFFTVDESKRLLEESGLKIESIIASDGFSELLFEKIEKMSDVAYENYLQWHFNHCKNKELLGATNHLLFVTKNIK from the coding sequence ATGGATAAGGATTTAAGTTTTTATGAGGTAATGAATATAGATGATGATTTACAGAGAAATGAGATGTTGTATAAATTTTTTGATGAAGATTCAAGATTGAAAAGTAAGTTCGGAATGGTGGAAAAATTTACTACAATAAGAGAGATAGATAAAGTTATAAATTCTAATACTAAAATGCTTGATATAGGAGCGGGAACGGGAGTTTATACTATAAATTATGCTGATAAAGTTTCTGAAATATATGCTTTTGAACCTGCTGAAAATAATTTTTTGAAATTAAATGAAAATTTGAAAAATTACAATTTTAAAAATATTATAACAAAGCAATTAAGTTCTTTGGATCTTGAAATATTACCTGATAACTATTTTGATGTTGTACTTTTATTTGGCCCACTATATCATTTATCCAATAAAGAGGATCAACTGAAAACTTTAAATGATGTAATTAGAGTTTGTAAAAATGGAGCACATATTTTTATAGCATTTATAAATCATGATATGGTACCTATTACGGAAACAAACTATAATTTTAATTATTTTGAAAATGGTGCATATGATAAGAATACACAAAGAGTATGGAACAGACCTTTTATATTCTTTACAGTTGATGAAAGTAAGAGATTGTTAGAAGAATCAGGACTAAAGATAGAAAGTATAATTGCATCTGATGGTTTTTCTGAATTATTATTTGAAAAAATTGAAAAAATGAGCGATGTAGCTTATGAAAATTATCTACAATGGCATTTTAATCATTGTAAAAATAAAGAACTTTTAGGAGCAACAAATCATTTGTTATTTGTTACAAAAAATATAAAATAG